The Bacteroidota bacterium nucleotide sequence CGTCCCAGTTTACAACATTCCAGAAAGCCTGTATATAATCCGGTCTGCGGTTCTGATATTTCAAATAATATGCGTGTTCCCAAACATCAAGCGCCAGGATGGGTACGCCTTTTTGTTCAGCCATATCCATCAGAGGGTTATCCTGGTTGGGAGATGAAGTAACAATCAGCTTATGATCTTTGTTCAGCAGCAGCCAGGCCCAACCACTACCAAAGCGGTTTGCGGCGGCATCGTTGAATTTTTCCTTGAAGCTTTCAAATGAGCCGAATGTAGATTTGATAAGGCTTCCCAGTTCTCCGTCGGGTTCACCGCCTTTGTTCGGGCCCATATTGGTCC carries:
- a CDS encoding superoxide dismutase, with protein sequence MSHHFEFPALPYAYDALEPYIDKMTMEIHHTKHHRAYYDKFMAAIAGQSYENDSFEEIFGNISKLPAAVRNNGGGYFNHNLYWTNMGPNKGGEPDGELGSLIKSTFGSFESFKEKFNDAAANRFGSGWAWLLLNKDHKLIVTSSPNQDNPLMDMAEQKGVPILALDVWEHAYYLKYQNRRPDYIQAFWNVVNWDEVARRFAEAK